Proteins encoded in a region of the Paramagnetospirillum magneticum AMB-1 genome:
- a CDS encoding DEAD/DEAH box helicase family protein, which translates to MVTLDRSLAARTVEGFVFGDIMEIKGKQILTVSSPASAGKTDAAVTYAVDMASKGHKVIIAQPTKTCIDEWFAKAKERASSRRKKPVPVYRFDGSTCEEGQVITSIMGHLKCPGEGGQVLFLTQQALLRLPYVHRPEHWHVIVDEIPAPDVMFCKHLPHNHEIITLAISWQDFSADNVKVAATDNAKLRRLADGDDAVDAEFKAIARAILDPDYDVFAIRENIERTVAGDTENGKYPLYLFGVLKPSAFTKFASAIIMGAHFEESLLHHLWAVQGAVFEPHRQLTNALRFQQHQNGHRVSIHYLADDSWSKKLGGKKVTVDGTEISNTILGLTKAAELVGDQPFLFQVNKDAEDAAEELFAQLPATALPHKPHGMNKFSEFHNVVVVASFLPTPMQCRFLSNFGITPDQIRDAICHQAVYQAVMRCSLRDLHCDVPVRVVVTDIGVAQWLADQFPGCTMVQAPGVQLAKKGKGHRNRLHVDNSARVRAYRKRKDEHILEVELANILPEIQNGKISPLRLANIYYSPIVTSKHDHLSLVDTSASDFMDLSILERELFAGTLFRHIRDTNTTSHLFLNSMADMIEWLRHCHGRTCQDKHSNFLISPTLFNPTLGDKSRGRDNAVITWGIWLDIDDGDMAYHAFAKMFAGKSMVIYNTASSTNDTRYRVFMPTTGYMMAETYNSICKQIIKVVQSNGYCSPRQRKRGSAKPCHGIDPTKLSVENMMYLPCKPMDGSDGFFQVFDGDPINPTLWVQNNILPIDMPPPILVAVPDELPMPEDHSHAAGFFDKLVAAIGDVVLGRNNALYRASLHGFAMASAGLLDTWMVETRLEQAAFAAGLEKREIGPTINSGRNNSKNLVGRYLGWAARGNAAA; encoded by the coding sequence GTGGTAACCCTCGACAGGAGCTTGGCGGCTCGCACTGTCGAGGGTTTTGTTTTTGGTGATATTATGGAGATCAAGGGAAAACAAATTCTCACAGTTTCAAGCCCTGCAAGTGCAGGCAAGACCGACGCCGCCGTCACCTACGCGGTGGATATGGCGTCCAAGGGCCACAAGGTTATCATCGCCCAGCCAACGAAAACCTGCATCGACGAATGGTTTGCCAAGGCTAAGGAACGGGCCAGTTCACGGCGAAAGAAGCCGGTTCCGGTCTACCGGTTCGACGGCAGCACCTGCGAAGAAGGGCAGGTGATCACCTCCATCATGGGGCATTTGAAATGCCCAGGTGAAGGGGGCCAGGTTCTGTTCCTGACCCAGCAGGCGTTGCTGCGACTGCCATATGTCCACCGGCCTGAACATTGGCATGTGATCGTCGATGAGATTCCTGCCCCCGACGTGATGTTCTGCAAGCACCTTCCGCACAACCACGAGATCATCACCTTGGCCATATCGTGGCAGGATTTCTCCGCCGACAACGTCAAGGTGGCAGCAACAGACAATGCCAAACTTCGCCGTCTTGCCGATGGCGATGACGCTGTTGATGCTGAATTCAAAGCCATAGCCCGAGCCATTCTGGACCCGGATTATGATGTCTTCGCGATCAGGGAGAACATCGAACGCACCGTGGCCGGTGACACCGAAAACGGCAAATATCCTCTGTACCTGTTCGGGGTTCTGAAGCCATCAGCATTCACCAAGTTCGCATCGGCGATTATCATGGGGGCACACTTTGAGGAGTCGCTGCTTCATCACCTATGGGCAGTCCAGGGGGCAGTGTTCGAACCGCATCGCCAGTTGACCAACGCCCTTCGGTTCCAGCAGCATCAGAACGGTCATCGGGTCTCCATTCATTATCTGGCCGACGATAGCTGGTCCAAAAAGCTGGGCGGTAAGAAGGTCACTGTCGATGGTACGGAGATCAGCAACACCATCCTCGGCCTGACCAAGGCCGCCGAACTGGTTGGTGACCAGCCCTTTCTTTTTCAGGTGAACAAGGACGCAGAGGATGCAGCCGAGGAATTATTCGCCCAGTTGCCCGCGACCGCGTTGCCGCACAAACCCCATGGAATGAATAAGTTTTCCGAATTTCACAATGTCGTGGTGGTGGCCTCGTTCCTGCCAACACCTATGCAATGCCGGTTCTTGTCGAATTTCGGCATTACCCCAGACCAGATTAGAGACGCGATCTGCCATCAAGCCGTCTATCAGGCAGTGATGCGGTGCAGTCTTCGTGATCTCCATTGCGATGTACCTGTTCGGGTCGTGGTCACCGACATCGGTGTAGCCCAGTGGCTGGCCGATCAGTTTCCCGGCTGCACCATGGTCCAAGCTCCAGGTGTTCAGCTTGCAAAGAAGGGCAAGGGGCACCGCAATCGGCTCCATGTGGATAATTCAGCCCGAGTCCGGGCATATCGCAAGAGGAAAGATGAGCATATTTTGGAAGTGGAACTGGCAAATATATTGCCTGAAATACAAAATGGTAAGATTTCACCGTTACGATTGGCGAATATATATTATTCACCTATCGTTACATCGAAACATGACCATTTGTCGTTAGTAGACACATCTGCATCTGATTTCATGGATTTGTCGATCCTGGAACGGGAGCTATTCGCTGGAACTTTGTTCCGCCATATCCGGGACACCAACACCACCAGTCATCTGTTCCTCAATTCCATGGCCGACATGATCGAGTGGCTTCGTCATTGCCATGGGCGGACCTGCCAGGACAAGCACAGTAACTTCCTGATCAGCCCGACCCTGTTCAACCCAACTCTGGGCGACAAAAGCCGGGGAAGGGACAACGCGGTGATCACCTGGGGCATCTGGCTCGATATCGATGACGGGGATATGGCCTATCACGCCTTTGCCAAGATGTTCGCGGGCAAATCCATGGTGATCTACAACACGGCCTCCTCGACCAACGACACCCGCTACCGGGTGTTCATGCCGACGACCGGCTACATGATGGCTGAAACCTACAACTCCATCTGCAAACAGATCATCAAGGTGGTCCAGTCCAACGGCTACTGTTCACCCCGGCAACGGAAACGGGGATCGGCAAAGCCATGCCATGGCATCGACCCGACCAAGCTGTCGGTGGAGAACATGATGTACCTGCCATGCAAGCCCATGGATGGCAGTGATGGGTTTTTCCAGGTCTTCGATGGTGATCCGATCAATCCAACCCTATGGGTGCAGAACAACATCCTGCCAATCGATATGCCTCCGCCGATCCTGGTTGCCGTTCCAGATGAATTGCCCATGCCCGAAGATCACTCCCATGCCGCCGGGTTCTTCGACAAATTGGTCGCCGCCATCGGCGATGTCGTGCTGGGACGAAACAACGCACTGTACCGGGCATCGCTGCATGGGTTCGCCATGGCAAGTGCCGGTTTACTTGACACATGGATGGTGGAAACCCGGCTGGAACAGGCGGCATTCGCTGCGGGATTGGAAAAAAGAGAAATCGGGCCGACCATCAATAGCGGTCGCAACAATTCCAAAAATCTGGTCGGGCGATATCTGGGGTGGGCTGCACGTGGGAACGCAGCGGCTTGA
- a CDS encoding DUF6626 family protein: MRELQEIYDEFHCLGIVKSGREFGEWLNRGQSYFSSSKSRNRRISTEALLSLISNVTGVIDATNEAAVECTDAAQAIEYKEGVNALKKLENEAWTEIWRRVE; encoded by the coding sequence ATGCGTGAACTACAGGAGATATATGACGAGTTCCATTGCCTTGGAATCGTGAAATCAGGTCGTGAATTTGGAGAGTGGTTGAATCGAGGTCAGAGCTACTTTAGCTCATCGAAATCAAGAAACCGAAGGATATCGACTGAAGCACTTTTATCATTGATATCAAATGTGACCGGCGTGATAGATGCAACAAATGAAGCTGCCGTTGAATGTACAGATGCTGCTCAAGCCATTGAATACAAAGAAGGTGTGAATGCACTCAAGAAGCTTGAAAATGAGGCGTGGACTGAAATTTGGCGTCGTGTCGAGTAA
- a CDS encoding DNA N-6-adenine-methyltransferase, translating into MKPAIKPHLDVPLILAPERMSSIIRSPGGKHRLARDLVNLAPFTISEYREPFAGSAAVAFRMVRAGRTRKIWINDLDPGIANMWTVVRDDPAGLIRVLRSLHGRFGAGSKELFDLSVQMVESDDRTEAAAAFYTRNHLSMYGANGMSSYAPSHPRDDRGLRPIHINYIPQFSAWLQGARITNLDYREVLDAPGAGVMCFVDPPYAQVGKAMYPFGEADLEELARHVRASGHSCLITVDDSPANRVAFSDMHPILHAFMSNMGNIHKSAELVCANYTTPLYTVHARKIGEEIEPIAPVIMPNNDMVPVVASQSSNDDSPAGEPTKKEWKARTLFITKANQKKNCEWYTPPSLLSQIYAANDNQPFDIDPCSPCKGENAPVWARQHFTQAEDGLAQNWHGRVWLNPPYHSLRHWVEKAADAVWCRHMPDAPTEASAVRDLPLCEIRGRHYPCSHPHELLAEIRE; encoded by the coding sequence ATGAAACCCGCCATCAAGCCCCACCTGGACGTCCCTCTGATTCTCGCCCCCGAAAGGATGTCGAGCATCATCCGCTCCCCTGGTGGGAAGCACCGTCTGGCTCGTGATCTGGTCAACCTCGCCCCGTTCACGATCAGCGAGTACCGGGAACCTTTCGCGGGGAGTGCCGCTGTTGCCTTTCGCATGGTCCGGGCGGGACGTACCCGGAAAATCTGGATCAACGATCTCGATCCCGGCATCGCCAATATGTGGACCGTGGTTCGCGACGATCCTGCTGGGCTGATCCGGGTTTTGCGTTCTCTCCATGGCCGGTTCGGGGCGGGCAGCAAAGAGTTGTTTGATCTGTCCGTCCAGATGGTCGAGAGCGACGATCGCACTGAAGCGGCGGCGGCATTCTATACCCGCAACCACTTGAGCATGTACGGGGCCAACGGCATGTCGTCGTATGCCCCGAGCCATCCGCGTGATGATCGCGGACTCCGACCGATCCACATCAATTACATCCCCCAGTTTTCGGCGTGGCTTCAAGGTGCCCGGATCACCAATTTGGATTACCGGGAAGTTCTTGATGCCCCTGGTGCCGGGGTGATGTGCTTCGTTGATCCGCCCTATGCCCAGGTGGGCAAGGCCATGTACCCCTTTGGCGAGGCCGATCTGGAAGAGCTTGCTCGACATGTACGTGCCAGCGGCCATTCCTGCTTGATCACGGTGGACGACAGTCCGGCGAACCGTGTCGCATTCTCGGACATGCATCCCATTCTCCATGCCTTCATGAGCAACATGGGCAATATCCACAAATCGGCGGAACTGGTGTGTGCGAATTACACCACCCCGCTCTACACGGTCCATGCCAGGAAAATTGGGGAGGAGATCGAGCCGATTGCCCCGGTGATTATGCCCAACAACGACATGGTGCCAGTGGTGGCGTCCCAGTCGTCCAACGACGATTCACCTGCTGGTGAACCCACGAAGAAGGAATGGAAGGCACGGACCCTTTTCATCACCAAGGCGAACCAAAAGAAGAATTGCGAATGGTATACTCCGCCCAGTTTGCTCAGCCAAATCTACGCCGCCAATGACAACCAGCCCTTCGACATCGACCCTTGCTCGCCATGCAAAGGGGAGAACGCTCCGGTTTGGGCACGCCAGCATTTCACCCAGGCCGAAGACGGATTGGCTCAAAATTGGCACGGTCGTGTTTGGCTGAACCCCCCGTATCATAGCCTTCGTCACTGGGTCGAAAAAGCCGCCGATGCTGTGTGGTGCCGTCACATGCCTGACGCTCCAACCGAAGCCTCTGCTGTTCGTGACCTGCCCTTGTGCGAAATCCGTGGTCGGCATTATCCCTGTTCGCACCCACACGAGCTACTGGCGGAAATTCGTGAGTGA